One segment of Streptomyces sp. NBC_00576 DNA contains the following:
- a CDS encoding MFS transporter — protein MATPDTPTPPTASAPEAVDRNRTSRGLTLLFAIAGGTAVANLYWAQPLLDFIGHDLHTSTALAGWLVTVTQIGYAAGALLLVPLGDVLDRRRFIPGLMLCAALALIACALAPSIGALLVATTLLGLTTVSGQLLTPLAGDLADDTNRGQVVGTVVSGLLIGILTSRTISGLIADAAGWRAIYFVAAAVSVAFALVLSRAIPSLAPKAHLSYPQLLVSVWQVIRQERAVRWTLFLGATAFGVFTMFWTALTFLLSAQPFSYSVSVIGLFGLIGLAGALAAQRAGRLHDRGRSMPATGWGWAVIVISFVVAAFADHSVAGIIVAIVLLDIAVQGVNILNQTRLFAVAPQARSRLNTAFVTCNFIGGAAGSAAASVLWSVGGWTAVSLTGAGLGCVALLVWALGRRGPLLNERSD, from the coding sequence ATGGCCACCCCGGACACCCCCACGCCGCCCACCGCGAGCGCCCCCGAAGCCGTCGACAGGAACAGAACGAGCCGCGGCCTGACTCTGCTGTTCGCGATCGCCGGCGGCACCGCGGTCGCCAACCTCTACTGGGCACAACCGCTCCTCGACTTCATCGGCCATGACCTGCACACCTCCACCGCGCTGGCAGGCTGGCTCGTGACAGTCACACAGATCGGCTACGCGGCCGGAGCACTGCTGCTGGTGCCACTCGGCGATGTCCTCGACCGGCGCCGGTTCATCCCCGGGCTGATGCTCTGCGCGGCCCTCGCCCTCATCGCCTGCGCACTCGCTCCGTCCATCGGCGCGCTCTTGGTCGCGACCACTCTCCTGGGCCTGACCACGGTCAGCGGTCAGCTGCTCACCCCGCTCGCCGGTGACCTCGCCGACGACACCAACCGCGGGCAGGTGGTCGGGACCGTGGTCTCCGGGCTGCTCATCGGCATCCTCACCTCCCGCACCATCAGCGGACTCATCGCGGATGCAGCCGGATGGCGCGCCATCTACTTCGTCGCCGCAGCGGTCTCCGTCGCCTTCGCGTTGGTCCTCAGCCGCGCGATCCCTTCGCTCGCCCCGAAGGCTCACCTGTCCTACCCGCAGTTGCTGGTCTCGGTCTGGCAGGTGATCCGGCAGGAGCGGGCAGTGCGCTGGACCCTGTTCCTCGGTGCCACCGCCTTTGGTGTCTTCACCATGTTCTGGACTGCGCTGACCTTCCTGCTCAGCGCGCAGCCGTTCTCCTATTCGGTCTCCGTCATCGGCCTGTTCGGCCTCATCGGGCTGGCCGGGGCGCTGGCCGCCCAACGCGCGGGGCGGCTCCACGACCGGGGCCGGTCCATGCCGGCGACCGGATGGGGATGGGCCGTGATCGTGATCTCCTTCGTCGTCGCGGCCTTCGCCGACCATTCCGTAGCGGGGATCATCGTGGCCATCGTGCTGCTCGACATCGCAGTACAGGGCGTGAACATCCTCAACCAGACACGGCTGTTCGCGGTCGCGCCGCAGGCCCGAAGCCGCCTCAACACGGCCTTCGTCACCTGCAACTTCATCGGCGGCGCGGCCGGCTCCGCCGCCGCGTCCGTCCTGTGGTCCGTCGGCGGCTGGACCGCCGTCTCCCTGACCGGGGCAGGCCTCGGTTGCGTCGCGCTCCTCGTGTGGGCCCTCGGCCGCCGAGGACCGCTTCTCAACGAGCGAAGCGACTGA